One stretch of Thalassophryne amazonica chromosome 17, fThaAma1.1, whole genome shotgun sequence DNA includes these proteins:
- the lrrc8aa gene encoding leucine rich repeat containing 8 VRAC subunit Aa, translating to MIPITELRYFADSQPAYRILKPWWDVFTDYISIIMLMIAVFGGTLQVTQDKMVCLPCKWVVNVTCETIPMSNGTNRNALEHKGIQYNLDRHQYNYVDAVCYETKLHWFAKYFPYLVLVHTLIFLACSNFWFKFPHTSSKLEHFVSILLKCFDSPWTTRALSETMVEESDPKPPGKMNGVMDKKTSSIHEDVEASIPMLQRTKSRLEQGIVDRTDNGLLDKKEGEQAKALFEKVKKFRIHVEKGDIVYRLYIRQAIIKVIKFLLIISYTVYYVHYIQFSVLCIVSSEKLTGYSRYRCVHPLATLFKILACFYIFLVAVYGLICMYTLYWMLKSSLKRYSFGSIHEESSYSDIPDVENDFAFMMHMIDQYDPLYSKRFAVFLSEVSEHKLMQLNLNNVWTVEKLRQHITRNSQDKVELHLSMLSGIPDTVFDLLELEVLKLECMPDVTFPPIIAQLSNLRELWLYHMPAKIEAPALAFLREKLKSLHIKFNDVKEVPLWIYSLKNLRELHLTGDLSDENNGYIVMDGLREFKSLKILRLKSNLTKLPQVVTDVGIHLQKLFINNKGTRLIVLNSLKKMVNLTELELICCDLDRIPHSIFSLHNLQEIDLKDNNLKTVEEIISFQHLHRLVCLKLWYNQIAYIPFQIGKLTNLEKLYLNRNKIEKIPSQLFLCRKLRFLDLSHNNLTSIHPGVGFLENLQYFAVTANRIKTLPPELFQCKKLRTLNLGNNCLQSLPSCLGELTSLTQLELRSNRLESLPVELAECRLLKFSSLVVEEHLFNALPLEVKEQLWKADKEQT from the exons ATGATTCCCATCACAGAGCTCCGGTATTTTGCTGACTCCCAGCCAGCTTATCGCATCCTGAAGCCATGGTGGGACGTTTTCACCGATTACATCTCAATCATCATGCTGATGATTGCTGTGTTTGGCGGCACACTGCAGGTCACACAGGACAAGATGGTCTGCCTGCCCTGCAAATGGGTGGTCAACGTCACATGTGAGACAATCCCCATGTCGAATGGGACCAATCGCAATGCACTGGAGCATAAGGGCATTCAGTACAACCTTGACCGTCATCAGTATAACTATGTCGATGCTGTCTGTTATGAGACTAAACTGCACTGGTTTGCCAAATACTTCCCATATCTGGTGCTAGTCCATACTCTCATATTTCTGGCCTGCAGTAACTTCTGGTTCAAGTTCCCACACACAAGTTCGAAACTAGAGCACTTTGTCTCCATTCTCTTGAAGTGCTTTGACTCTCCGTGGACAACGAGGGCTTTGTCTGAGACCATGGTGGAGGAGAGCGACCCGAAGCCTCCTGGTAAAATGAACGGTGTTATGGACAAGAAGACTTCAAGTATACATGAGGATGTTGAAGCTAGTATTCCCATGCTTCAAAGGACAAAATCCAGACTTGAGCAAGGAATTGTAGATCGCACTGACAATGGGCTTTTAGACAAAAAGGAAGGAGAACAAGCCAAGGCCCTTTTTGAGAAGGTGAAGAAGTTCAGGATCCATGTAGAAAAAGGGGATATAGTCTACCGTCTTTACATACGCCAGGCTATCATCAAAGTGATCAAGTTTTTATTGATAATTTCCTACACGGTGTACTATGTACACTATATTCAGTTCAGTGTATTGTGCATTGTGAGCAGTGAGAAGCTAACAGGGTACAGCAGGTATCGCTGTGTGCACCCATTGGCAACTCTTTTCAAGATTTTAGCTTGTTTCTACATCTTCTTGGTGGCAGTTTATGGACTCATCTGCATGTACACCCTATACTGGATGCTCAAGAGCTCACTCAAACGATACTCCTTTGGATCAATTCACGAGGAAAGCAGCTATAgcgacatccctgatgtggagaatGACTTTGCCTTCATGATGCACATGATTGATCAGTATGACCCGCTCTACTCCAAGCGCTTTGCTGTATTTCTGTCAGAGGTGAGCGAGCACAAGCTAATGCAGCTGAACCTGAACAATGTGTGGACGGTGGAGAAATTGAGGCAGCACATCACCAGGAACTCCCAGGACAAAGTGGAACTGCATCTGTCCATGCTCAGTGGGATCCCCGACACTGTATTTGATCTGCTGGAGCTGGAAGTGCTCAAGCTGGAGTgtatgcctgacgtgaccttCCCCCCAATAATTGCCCAGCTTTCCAACCTGAGAGAGTTGTGGCTCTACCATATGCCAGCCAAGATTGAGGCTCCAGCTCTGgctttcctgagggaaaaattaaaGTCTCTCCACATCAAGTTCAATGATGTCAAAGAAGTACCGCTGTGGATCTATAGTCTGAAGAACCTCCGCGAGCTGCACCTTACTGGGGATCTCAGTGATGAGAACAACGGGTACATTGTTATGGATGGCCTCCGGGAATTCAAAAGCCTCAAAATTTTACGCCTAAAGAGCAACCTGACCAAGCTGCCTCAGGTGGTGACAGATGTTGGCATCCATCTCCAAAAGCTCTTCATTAATAACAAGGGCACTCGTCTGATTGTGCTCAATAGTCTGAAGAAAATGGTAAATTTAACAGAGCTTGAGCTTATTTGCTGCGATCTTGATCGAATTCCACACTCCATCTTTAGTTTGCACAATCTGCAGGAGATTGACCTGAAGGACAACAATCTAAAGACAGTTGAGGAGATCATCAGCTTCCAGCACCTTCACCGACTTGTGTGCCTGAAGCTGTGGTACAACCAGATTGCCTACATCCCCTTCCAGATTGGAAAGCTTACCAACTTGGAAAAGCTTTATTTGAATAGGAACAAGATCGAGAAAATCCCCAGCCAGCTGTTTTTATGCCGTAAGCTGCGCTTCTTAGACCTCAGTCACAACAATTTGACCAGCATCCACCCTGGTGTGGGCTTCCTCGAGAACCTGCAGTATTTCGCCGTGACAGCAAACAGG ATTAAGACTTTACCCCCAGAATTGTTCCAGTGTAAGAAGCTGCGTACTCTGAATCTGGGGAACAACTGCCTGCAATCGCTACCGTCCTGTTTGGGAGAACTCACTAGCTTGACCCAGCTGGAGCTGAGGAGTAACCGTTTGGAGAGTCTACCAGTGGAGCTTGCTGAGTGCCGGCTGTTGAAGTTCAGCAGTCTGGTTGTGGAGGAGCATCTTTTCAACGCACTGCCGCTAGAAGTCAAAGAGCAGCTTTGGAAGGCCGATAAGGAGCAAACTTGA